The genome window TTCTGGGTGCTGCTCGGCGGTGTATTCCAGGTCGTACTTGCTGCGAAACAGCATCACGGGTCGGCCCTGGTCGTCTTCCACGTGGCGGGCAAAGCGGGCCACACCCGCCGGGTCGCCGGCCAGCCAGCGCACCAGCCCATAACTGGTGATATTCAACTCCACCTCCACGCCGTATTCCTCCTGCAGGCGGGCCTGAAAGACCTCGAACTGCAGCGGACCCACGGCGCCCAGGTAGGGGTCGCGCGCTCCATCGGTGGGGTAAAAGACCTGCACCACGCCTTCCTCGGCCAGCTGGGTCAGGCCCTTCATGAACGCCTTGCGCTTGCCCACGTCTTTCAGGGCAATGGTGGCGAAGGTTTCGGGGGTAAAGCGCGGAAAGCCCGGCAGGGTCACCTTGGCGTCCACACTCACCACGTCGCCAATCTGGAACACGCCGGGGTTCACCAGCCCCACGATATCGCCAGGGTACGCCTCTTCCACCTTCTCGCGGTCCTGGGCAAACAGGGTGTGCGCCTGCGACAGGCGCAGCTTGCGCCCGGTGCGGGTGTGGGTCACGTCCATGCCGCGCTCAAAGTGCCCGCTCATCACGCGCATGTAGGCGGTGCGGTCGCGGTGGGCACGGCTCATGTTGGCCTGCAGCTTGAAGATGAAGCCGGCAAAGGGCGCTTCCGGGGCGCGTTCGCCCAGGTTGGTGTCCACCGGACCTGGGGGCGGGGCCAGTTCCACGAAGTTGCTCAGGAAGTGCTCCACACCGAAGTTGTTCATGGCGCTGCCGAAAAACACGGGGGTCAGCTCGCCGTTCAGAAAACCGGCCGGGTCGAATTCGGGCATGGCGCCCTGAATCAGCTCCACGTCTTCCCGCAGCTTGGCGGCCAGATCGGCGCCCACCATCGCTTCGAGCTGCGGGTCGTGCAGGCCCGCCGTCTGCACAGGCGCGCGGTGCTTGCCCCCGGAGGTGCGCTCGAAGGCCAGCACCTGCGCCGTCTGCAGGTCGTACACGCCCTTGAAGTCCGGGCCGTCGCCAATGGGCCACGTCAGCGGCACCGCCGTGATTTTCAGCGTGCCTTCCACCTGCGCAATCAGCTCAAAAGGGTCCTGGGCGGGGCGGTCCATCTTGTTCACGAAGGTGAGAATGGGAATGCCCCGGTTGCGGCACACGGCGAACAGCTTTTCCGTCTGGGCCTGCACCCCACGCGCGGCGTCCAGCACCATCAGCGCAGAGTCGGCGGCCGTCAGGGTGCGGTAGGTGTCTTCACTGAAATCCTGGTGGCCCGGGGTGTCCAGCAGGTTCACGTGGCGCCCGGCGTACTCGAAGGTCAGCGCCGAGCTGGAAATGGAAATGCCGCGCTGCTGCTCAATGCTCATCCAGTCGGACTTGGTGTGGCTGCGGCCTTCCTTGGCGGTCACGGAGCCCGCTTCCTGAATGGCGCCGCCGTACAGCAGCAGCTTTTCGGTGATGGTGGTTTTCCCGGCGTCGGGGTGAGAGATGATGGCAAAGGTGCGGCGGCGGGCAATCTCGCTGGCAAGCGCCGCAGAGGGCTGGTCGGGACTCGTCATGGGAACTCCTGCGGGCCTGAGGGGCGCGGCCCGGCGGTCTGTGGGTGGGGGTAAGCGCGGTCTCGACTCTCGCTACGGGGGCGTGAGGAGTGCCGTCATGGGGCCATGATAGCGGCCCCAGGCACCGGGCGTCACGGGGCCCGCTGGCGGTGCTAAGTGCGTTGCGCCTCATGGTGCGACTGTTCAGGAGAGCACCGAAGTGTCTCCACTTCCGGTGCAACGCACTTTTTTTCGAGACTCGCTCTGCGGCGCCGCTGTTCCAGCCCGCTCGGTTGATCGGGGGCTTGGCAGCGAGCGACTTGACCTGCCGCGCCGGACCCGCCCGCCATCCCGTACGCTGGGGGCATGACCCCTGCTTCCCGCGCCGGCCTGAGCGCCGTGCTGGCCACCGCCATTGCCTCTGCCGCCTTTCTGGCCACCGGCTTCGTGGTGGTGCGGGGCCTGGCGGACCTGAGAAACGCCAGCGACGTGATTAACGTGACCGGCAGCGCGCGGCGCTCCATCACCTCGGACCTGGCGGTGTGGACGTTTACCGTGCGCAGCGCCAGCGACACGAGCCTGCAAAACGCCTATGCCCAGTTCCGGGCCGCGCAGCCTGCGCTGGACACCTACCTGCGCGGCCAGAACTTCGCCCAGGGCGAGCTGAGGCGCGAGCCTGTGAGTGCCGGGCCCGAGAGCTATAGCACGATTGAAACCATTGGCGGCGAGAACGAGGAAGTGCAGCGCACGCGCTACGTGGTCAGCCAGTCCTACCGCGTGCAGTCCGGCGAGATTGACCGGGTGCAGGCCGCTGTGGGCGCGGCGACCTCGGCCTTTGTGGACGCCAGCACCGGCGGCGTAACGGTGGAAAGCGGCGAGATCAGTTACCTGTACACCAAACTGGCCGACATGCGCCTGACGCTGCTGAAAGAAGCCAGCCAGGACGCCCAGCGCCGCGCCCAGGCCATCGCCCAGAGCGCGGGCAACGAGGTGGGCGCCGTGAAGACGGCCCGCATGGGCGTCTTTCAGATCACCCCGCGCTTTGAAACCAGTGTGGAGGACAGCGGCAGCTACGACACCAGCAGCCTGGACAAGGACG of Deinococcus arcticus contains these proteins:
- a CDS encoding peptide chain release factor 3 → MTSPDQPSAALASEIARRRTFAIISHPDAGKTTITEKLLLYGGAIQEAGSVTAKEGRSHTKSDWMSIEQQRGISISSSALTFEYAGRHVNLLDTPGHQDFSEDTYRTLTAADSALMVLDAARGVQAQTEKLFAVCRNRGIPILTFVNKMDRPAQDPFELIAQVEGTLKITAVPLTWPIGDGPDFKGVYDLQTAQVLAFERTSGGKHRAPVQTAGLHDPQLEAMVGADLAAKLREDVELIQGAMPEFDPAGFLNGELTPVFFGSAMNNFGVEHFLSNFVELAPPPGPVDTNLGERAPEAPFAGFIFKLQANMSRAHRDRTAYMRVMSGHFERGMDVTHTRTGRKLRLSQAHTLFAQDREKVEEAYPGDIVGLVNPGVFQIGDVVSVDAKVTLPGFPRFTPETFATIALKDVGKRKAFMKGLTQLAEEGVVQVFYPTDGARDPYLGAVGPLQFEVFQARLQEEYGVEVELNITSYGLVRWLAGDPAGVARFARHVEDDQGRPVMLFRSKYDLEYTAEQHPEIEFLPLPKDLTRV
- a CDS encoding SIMPL domain-containing protein; the encoded protein is MTPASRAGLSAVLATAIASAAFLATGFVVVRGLADLRNASDVINVTGSARRSITSDLAVWTFTVRSASDTSLQNAYAQFRAAQPALDTYLRGQNFAQGELRREPVSAGPESYSTIETIGGENEEVQRTRYVVSQSYRVQSGEIDRVQAAVGAATSAFVDASTGGVTVESGEISYLYTKLADMRLTLLKEASQDAQRRAQAIAQSAGNEVGAVKTARMGVFQITPRFETSVEDSGSYDTSSLDKDVTAVVEIDFVVR